GGCCTGCTTCAGCGAGCGTTCGACGAGTTCACCCTCCTTTTCGGTGTCGTCACGCCCGAACAGGCGCGCGAGCAGGCCCTTGTTGATCTCGCCGTGCTTGCGCGGGCCGTAGGAGATGTTCTCCCGGATGGATTTCGGGAACGGGTTCGGCGACTGGAACACCATCCCGATACGTTTGCGGAGTTCGACGAGGTTGGCGTTGGGGTCGTAGATTTCGGTGCCCTCCAGTTCGACCGAACCATCAATGCGGGCGGCCTTGATGCGGTCGTTCATGCGGTTCAGACATCGTAGATACGTCGACTTGCCACAGCCTGACGGGCCGATGAGTGCCGTGACGCTGTTTTCCGGGATCTCCATCGAGACGTCTTTCAGCGCGTGGTCGTCGCCGTACCAGACGTCGAGGTTCTCGACCGAGAGCTTCGTATCGCCGTCAAACTCGTACTGCCGCCACTCCTCGCGGACCTGCTCCTCGCTCTCACCGGCCGTCGTTTCGGTGCTCGGCGAGGTGGCTGTGACCGTCTGCTCGCCGTTCGTTTGCGTGTCCGTGCTCGGCTCCGTGTTGATGCTATCACTCATAGTTGAGTTTCCTCCGGAAGTACGTCCGCGCCGTGATACCGACCGCATAGAACGTCAGGACGACCATCAGCAGGATGAACGCCGTCGCCCACCCCATCTGCGGCGACCCCGACACCCCGGCCGCGATGACGGCCCACACCTGTGTCGGCAATGACGCCGAGGCCGTCAGCAAGGCGTCGTTAGCGATGAACGGCGGCCCCGAGACGAATCGGAAGCCGTCGATGACGTCGACGCTTTCTGTCGCGTTCAGCGTCGATCCGAGGACGAGAATGAGCGGGGCGGTCTCACCGGCGATACGGCCGACGCCGAGGATGACACCGGTGATGACGCCCGGCATCGCCGCCGGCAAGACGACGCTCTTGATCGTCTCCCACTGGGTCACACCCAGGGCCGCGCTGGCGTCCCGGTACTCGTCGGGAACGGCCT
The genomic region above belongs to Haloarcula hispanica ATCC 33960 and contains:
- the pstB gene encoding phosphate ABC transporter ATP-binding protein PstB, translating into MSDSINTEPSTDTQTNGEQTVTATSPSTETTAGESEEQVREEWRQYEFDGDTKLSVENLDVWYGDDHALKDVSMEIPENSVTALIGPSGCGKSTYLRCLNRMNDRIKAARIDGSVELEGTEIYDPNANLVELRKRIGMVFQSPNPFPKSIRENISYGPRKHGEINKGLLARLFGRDDTEKEGELVERSLKQAALWDEVSDRLDDNALGLSGGQQQRLCIARCLAVDPEVILMDEPASALDPIATSKIEDLVEELSKDYTVVIVTHNMQQAARISDQTAVFLTGGELVEYDDTDKIFENPESQRVEDYITGKFG